A genomic stretch from Colwellia sp. Arc7-635 includes:
- a CDS encoding Dyp-type peroxidase, producing the protein MAREQFGVCAEPSLHGYYLLFNALDDKNLFLRKALSRLPALFDKYADRFSEANLAGVIAIGTNFWDELYPQARPKHLRQFPEMAVEDCIAPTNNYDLYIEIRGDRADVNHIVATKVCQLLAGSVELVEQVRAFRFLDGRDLSGFVDGTENPQGHHRRRVALVNEEQDADFSAGSYLHIQRYRHNLNLWNSLEVKEQEDVFSRTKVNNEEYSEENKAPTSHIKRVNLKDSDGNSIEILRQSMPYGDMKIQGLFFVSYCSSPEPFELMLKSMICGDAHGHSDHLLKYTQAETGAAFFVPSLNILAQLGE; encoded by the coding sequence ATGGCAAGAGAACAGTTTGGTGTTTGTGCAGAGCCTAGCTTGCACGGATATTATTTATTATTTAATGCGTTAGATGATAAAAATTTATTTTTACGTAAAGCACTATCCCGTTTACCTGCCCTATTTGATAAATATGCTGATCGTTTTTCAGAAGCTAATCTCGCTGGCGTTATTGCGATTGGGACTAACTTTTGGGACGAACTTTATCCTCAAGCTCGGCCTAAACATTTACGACAATTCCCGGAAATGGCGGTGGAAGATTGTATTGCACCAACCAACAATTACGATCTTTATATCGAAATTCGGGGTGACCGCGCTGACGTTAATCACATTGTTGCCACGAAAGTTTGTCAGTTATTGGCTGGCAGTGTTGAATTAGTCGAGCAAGTACGCGCATTTCGGTTTTTAGATGGCCGTGATTTAAGTGGTTTTGTCGATGGCACCGAAAATCCTCAGGGACATCATCGTCGCCGAGTCGCACTGGTTAATGAAGAGCAAGATGCTGATTTCTCTGCCGGTAGTTATCTACATATTCAACGTTATCGTCATAACTTAAACTTATGGAATTCATTGGAAGTTAAAGAGCAAGAAGATGTTTTTTCACGTACTAAAGTTAATAACGAAGAGTATTCAGAAGAAAACAAAGCCCCTACGTCCCATATCAAACGCGTTAACTTAAAAGATAGTGACGGCAATAGCATTGAGATATTACGACAAAGCATGCCGTATGGTGATATGAAGATACAAGGGTTGTTTTTTGTCTCTTATTGCAGCTCGCCTGAGCCTTTTGAATTGATGCTAAAAAGCATGATTTGCGGCGATGCTCATGGTCATAGTGATCATCTACTTAAATATACCCAGGCTGAGACCGGAGCAGCATTTTTTGTGCCGAGCTTAAATATTTTAGCACAACTCGGTGAGTGA
- a CDS encoding P-II family nitrogen regulator, with the protein MKLVNAIIKPFKLDSVREAISEIGVEGLTVSEVKGFGRQKGHTELYRGAEYQVDFLPKVKLEIAVNDDVVQRLVDAIAEAAHTGKIGDGKIFVYDLEQAVRIRTGEQDAEAL; encoded by the coding sequence ATGAAACTAGTAAACGCAATAATAAAGCCATTCAAGCTTGATAGTGTCAGAGAGGCGATTTCTGAGATTGGTGTTGAAGGTCTAACGGTTAGTGAAGTAAAAGGTTTTGGTCGTCAGAAAGGACATACTGAATTATATCGTGGTGCAGAATATCAAGTGGATTTTCTACCAAAAGTAAAACTTGAAATTGCTGTCAACGATGATGTTGTCCAACGCTTAGTCGATGCAATCGCTGAAGCCGCACACACTGGAAAGATTGGTGATGGCAAAATATTTGTTTATGATCTTGAGCAAGCTGTTCGAATTCGTACCGGTGAACAAGACGCTGAAGCGCTATAG
- the mdh gene encoding malate dehydrogenase, translating to MKVAVLGAAGGIGQALSLLLKTQLPAGSELSLYDVAPVVPGVAVDLSHIPTAVKVAGFGADDLAGALTGADIVIIPAGMPRKPGMDRADLFAVNAGIIKTLAEGIVANCPKALVGIITNPVNGTVPIVAEVFKKAGTYDKNRVFGVTTLDVIRSEAFIAELKGLNVSDVKIPVIGGHSGTTILPLLSQVEGVTFSDEEVAALTPRIQNAGTEVVNAKAGGGSATLSMGAAAARFCLSLVKGLQGEDVVDYAYVEVEGGDAPYFAHPVRLGVNGIVEVLPYGELSAFEQKAKDDMLATLKADIQEGFDFING from the coding sequence ATGAAAGTTGCTGTGCTAGGCGCTGCTGGCGGAATCGGTCAAGCGTTATCTTTACTATTAAAAACTCAATTACCTGCAGGTTCTGAGCTATCTTTATATGACGTTGCACCAGTAGTTCCAGGTGTTGCCGTTGATTTATCACACATCCCTACAGCAGTAAAAGTTGCTGGTTTTGGTGCTGACGATTTAGCCGGCGCACTTACGGGTGCTGACATTGTTATTATTCCTGCGGGCATGCCACGTAAACCAGGTATGGATCGTGCAGATTTATTTGCAGTTAATGCTGGTATTATCAAAACTTTAGCGGAAGGCATTGTTGCTAACTGTCCTAAAGCATTAGTGGGTATTATTACTAACCCAGTAAACGGTACAGTGCCAATTGTTGCTGAAGTTTTCAAAAAAGCCGGTACGTATGATAAAAACCGTGTTTTTGGTGTAACGACGCTTGATGTTATTCGCTCTGAAGCTTTCATTGCTGAATTAAAAGGCTTGAACGTTAGCGATGTTAAAATTCCAGTTATTGGTGGCCATTCAGGTACTACAATTTTACCACTTCTTTCACAAGTTGAAGGTGTTACTTTCTCAGATGAAGAAGTTGCAGCCTTAACACCACGCATTCAAAATGCGGGTACTGAAGTTGTTAATGCTAAAGCTGGTGGCGGTTCTGCAACACTTTCAATGGGCGCAGCTGCAGCTCGTTTTTGTTTATCTTTAGTTAAAGGTTTACAAGGTGAAGACGTTGTTGATTACGCTTACGTGGAAGTTGAAGGTGGTGATGCACCATACTTTGCTCACCCAGTACGTTTAGGTGTTAATGGTATTGTTGAAGTATTGCCATACGGCGAACTTAGTGCTTTTGAACAAAAAGCAAAAGATGACATGCTTGCAACATTAAAAGCTGACATCCAAGAAGGCTTTGATTTTATCAACGGCTAA
- a CDS encoding iron ABC transporter permease yields MIIANKSASWKFFSWLFALVLMTPIVVMLFASMNASSELFSHLWATVLPEYVRNTLLLGVLVALLSLGFGVPAAAIISQTNIVMGKQLRWLLMLPLAMPAYLVAYLYTDLFDYAGPVQRLLRSWFGWSSPNDYYFFDIRTIGGAAIVIALVLFPYVYMLTRTAFEQQDRNLLRASRLLGCTERQSFYQVALPLARPAIAVSLALVTMETLADFATVQYFAVNTLTTAIYDTWLGYSDFAAANALASVLMLFILFIVIAEQRARAGQRHQSSRPNTQHERKQLSVVQQIVASLFCWFLVFAGFLLPVILLLSMALDYADYSQFVALLETGKNSIEIATYSATIATLIALMLTLFQRLHQSRARMIPVQISGIGYAIPGTVLAMAMLATFGPLDHMINDVAKSLDFKAPGLILSGTVFAIVFAFVVRFSAIANGTINAGIGQIPKSLDLAPASLGIKTLPAVLRVHLPLLKSSILVAWLLVFVEAMKELPAVLLLRPFNFETLSTQIYQLISDERLEQGALGAILIVLFGLLPIIFLNRQKDNK; encoded by the coding sequence GTGATCATCGCTAATAAAAGTGCCAGCTGGAAATTTTTCAGCTGGCTTTTTGCTTTAGTATTAATGACGCCCATTGTGGTGATGTTATTTGCTAGCATGAATGCCTCAAGCGAACTCTTTAGCCATTTATGGGCAACCGTATTACCTGAATATGTTCGCAATACATTATTACTGGGTGTTTTAGTTGCTCTATTATCGCTTGGCTTTGGCGTGCCTGCCGCAGCGATTATCAGCCAAACTAATATTGTTATGGGTAAACAGCTGAGATGGTTGCTGATGTTGCCACTCGCTATGCCAGCCTATCTGGTTGCTTATCTATATACGGATCTATTTGATTATGCCGGCCCCGTGCAGCGCTTATTGCGATCATGGTTTGGCTGGAGTTCGCCTAATGATTACTATTTTTTTGATATTAGAACCATAGGCGGTGCAGCTATTGTTATTGCCTTAGTGCTATTCCCTTATGTTTATATGCTGACGCGTACCGCATTCGAACAACAAGACCGTAATTTATTGCGCGCCAGTCGTTTATTGGGCTGTACTGAACGTCAAAGTTTTTATCAGGTAGCACTACCGTTAGCTCGCCCGGCGATTGCTGTGTCACTAGCATTAGTCACCATGGAAACGCTAGCCGACTTTGCTACGGTGCAATACTTTGCGGTTAACACCTTAACCACGGCCATTTATGATACTTGGCTTGGCTACAGTGATTTTGCTGCGGCTAACGCGCTTGCTAGTGTACTAATGCTCTTTATTTTATTTATTGTGATTGCTGAGCAACGTGCACGCGCAGGGCAAAGACATCAATCAAGCCGGCCTAATACACAGCACGAGCGCAAGCAGCTGTCTGTTGTGCAACAAATAGTCGCGAGTCTATTTTGTTGGTTTCTCGTTTTTGCTGGTTTCTTATTACCGGTTATTTTATTGCTGTCGATGGCGCTTGATTACGCTGACTACTCACAGTTCGTTGCGTTGCTTGAAACCGGAAAAAACAGTATCGAAATAGCCACTTACAGTGCCACTATTGCGACGTTAATTGCCTTAATGCTGACTTTATTTCAGCGATTGCATCAAAGTCGTGCTCGCATGATACCAGTACAAATATCAGGCATTGGTTATGCTATCCCCGGTACTGTACTTGCCATGGCAATGCTAGCGACTTTTGGTCCTCTTGATCATATGATTAACGATGTTGCCAAGTCTTTAGATTTTAAAGCGCCTGGTTTAATACTTTCAGGTACGGTTTTTGCCATTGTTTTTGCTTTTGTCGTGCGCTTTTCAGCTATCGCTAATGGAACAATTAACGCCGGTATTGGCCAAATTCCCAAATCACTTGATTTAGCGCCAGCCAGTTTAGGCATCAAAACTTTGCCAGCAGTATTACGTGTGCATTTACCTTTATTAAAGTCATCTATTCTGGTTGCTTGGCTACTCGTTTTTGTTGAAGCGATGAAAGAGCTACCCGCGGTACTTTTATTACGACCATTTAATTTTGAAACCTTAAGCACACAAATATATCAGCTGATCTCTGATGAACGGTTAGAGCAAGGTGCCTTAGGCGCGATTTTAATTGTGTTATTTGGCTTATTACCTATTATTTTTCTTAATCGCCAGAAGGACAACAAGTGA
- a CDS encoding extracellular solute-binding protein, protein MLNKIWFSLLIFFALLGASINVAASDDVNVYSYRQPFLVKPLFDVFTEKTGINVNVVFAKKGMAERLEREGEYSPADLLLTTDISRLIELKDKGLLQTVQSDELTAAIPAQFKAADDTWYALTTRVRNIYSAKRLGNIDFNYEDLADKKWQGRICTRSGKHPYNVALVASMIADHGEADTLIWLEKVKANLARKPQGSDRAQVQAIHQNLCDVSLGNSYYFGNMIKDEKQKVWADAVNINFPNQKNRGAHVNISGMGMAKYAPNKPNALALMNFLVSEEAQHMYAETNMEYPVRPGVKPSKLVASWGEFKADSLSLEAIAKHRKAALILLDKAQFDL, encoded by the coding sequence ATGTTAAATAAGATCTGGTTTTCTCTACTTATATTTTTCGCATTATTGGGGGCAAGTATTAATGTTGCCGCAAGTGATGACGTAAATGTTTATTCTTACCGTCAGCCTTTTTTGGTTAAGCCGTTGTTCGATGTATTCACTGAAAAAACGGGTATCAACGTTAATGTTGTTTTTGCTAAAAAAGGTATGGCAGAGCGTTTAGAGCGAGAAGGTGAATACAGCCCTGCAGACCTTCTATTAACAACTGATATCAGCCGTTTGATAGAATTAAAAGATAAGGGTTTGTTGCAAACAGTTCAATCTGATGAACTGACTGCTGCTATTCCCGCACAATTTAAAGCCGCTGACGATACATGGTACGCGCTAACGACACGTGTACGTAATATTTACTCAGCAAAAAGGCTGGGTAATATAGATTTTAATTATGAAGATCTAGCTGATAAAAAATGGCAAGGCAGAATTTGTACTCGAAGTGGTAAGCACCCTTACAATGTTGCGTTAGTCGCTTCTATGATTGCAGATCATGGTGAAGCTGATACCTTAATATGGTTAGAGAAAGTTAAAGCAAACTTAGCGCGTAAGCCTCAAGGTAGCGACCGTGCACAAGTACAAGCTATTCACCAGAACTTATGTGATGTTTCGTTAGGCAATAGCTATTACTTTGGCAATATGATCAAAGACGAGAAACAAAAAGTTTGGGCTGATGCCGTTAATATAAATTTTCCTAATCAAAAAAATCGTGGTGCACACGTTAATATTTCAGGTATGGGCATGGCAAAATACGCGCCTAATAAACCGAACGCTTTAGCGTTAATGAACTTTTTAGTCTCAGAAGAAGCACAACATATGTATGCTGAAACTAATATGGAATATCCAGTACGCCCAGGTGTAAAACCTTCTAAATTAGTTGCCTCTTGGGGTGAATTCAAAGCAGACAGTTTGTCTTTAGAAGCGATTGCAAAACATCGTAAAGCCGCTTTAATCTTGTTAGATAAGGCACAATTTGATCTATAG
- a CDS encoding YcxB family protein, translated as MTNPFSYQTTFILDKSHFSECFDESAQEQPFMRLYGKGAFLLAAGAGLVLFSELNPYAAWFIFSLGILELLSTKYRKAWWVARQMLSKVAKAEVNLEITEKSIHIWSFYNDIEMFFSDIELITPTHNGWLVSHNSIRHYLTNRCLSESAQAFLKAKSETKSSG; from the coding sequence ATGACCAACCCCTTTAGCTATCAAACAACTTTTATTTTAGATAAATCTCACTTTAGTGAATGTTTTGACGAGTCTGCGCAAGAACAGCCTTTTATGAGGTTATATGGTAAAGGAGCATTTTTGCTTGCTGCCGGCGCAGGTTTAGTTTTATTCTCTGAGTTGAACCCGTATGCTGCCTGGTTTATTTTTTCATTAGGTATACTTGAGTTGCTCAGCACTAAATATCGTAAAGCGTGGTGGGTTGCTCGGCAAATGTTGAGTAAAGTTGCTAAAGCTGAAGTTAACTTAGAGATAACTGAAAAAAGTATTCACATTTGGTCGTTTTATAATGATATTGAAATGTTTTTTAGTGATATTGAGCTGATAACACCAACACATAATGGTTGGTTAGTTAGCCATAATTCAATCCGACATTATCTTACTAATCGTTGTCTTTCTGAATCGGCTCAAGCCTTTCTAAAAGCTAAAAGTGAAACAAAATCATCAGGCTAG
- a CDS encoding ammonium transporter — MEQNIFQLQYAMDTFYFLICGALVMWMAAGFSMLEAGLVRAKNTTEILTKNVALYAIACMMYLFIGYDIMYGGGIFLSGIETVDPAKVLADFSTREDGFTGAAIYSAASDFFFQVVFVATAMSIVSGAVAERMKLWAFLAFAVVLTAVIYPMEGSWTWGGNAVFGLYTLSELGFSDFAGSGIVHMAGASAALAGVLLLGARKGKYGANGQINAIPGSNLPMATLGTFILWMGWFGFNGGSVLKLGDIASSHSVAMVFLNTNAAAAAGAISALILAKVLFKKADLTMALNGALAGLVVITAEPSTPTPLLATLFGAIAGIVVVFSIISLDKLKIDDPVGAISVHGVVGLLGLLLVPITNSASTLTGQLIGAATIFVWVFSTSLVVWFVLKKLIGIRVSEDDEYEGMDKVDCGMEAYPEFTRG, encoded by the coding sequence ATGGAACAAAATATTTTTCAACTTCAGTATGCAATGGATACTTTTTACTTTCTGATCTGTGGTGCGTTAGTCATGTGGATGGCTGCAGGTTTCTCGATGTTAGAAGCCGGTTTAGTCCGTGCTAAAAACACCACTGAAATATTAACTAAAAACGTCGCGTTATATGCGATTGCCTGCATGATGTACTTATTTATTGGTTACGACATTATGTATGGCGGCGGTATTTTCTTGTCAGGTATTGAAACGGTTGATCCTGCTAAAGTTTTAGCTGATTTCTCAACACGAGAAGACGGTTTTACAGGTGCTGCGATATATTCAGCTGCGTCTGATTTCTTTTTCCAAGTTGTTTTTGTCGCAACTGCCATGTCTATTGTTTCGGGCGCAGTCGCTGAACGTATGAAATTATGGGCCTTTTTAGCCTTCGCCGTTGTATTGACTGCAGTTATTTATCCTATGGAAGGTAGCTGGACTTGGGGTGGTAATGCTGTTTTCGGTTTATATACTTTATCAGAGCTTGGCTTTTCAGATTTTGCAGGCTCAGGTATTGTCCATATGGCCGGCGCATCAGCAGCACTAGCAGGTGTATTGTTACTCGGCGCACGTAAAGGTAAGTACGGCGCAAATGGTCAGATTAACGCTATACCAGGATCGAACTTACCAATGGCAACCTTAGGCACATTTATCTTGTGGATGGGTTGGTTTGGTTTTAACGGTGGTTCAGTATTAAAGTTGGGTGATATTGCGAGTTCGCACTCTGTGGCGATGGTATTTCTAAATACCAATGCAGCAGCAGCAGCGGGTGCTATTTCAGCATTGATTCTAGCAAAAGTATTGTTCAAAAAAGCTGATTTAACTATGGCATTGAATGGTGCATTAGCTGGATTAGTGGTTATTACCGCAGAGCCATCAACACCAACGCCTTTATTAGCGACATTGTTCGGTGCTATTGCCGGTATCGTGGTGGTATTCTCAATTATCAGCTTGGATAAGTTAAAGATTGATGATCCAGTCGGTGCTATTTCAGTACATGGTGTGGTCGGTTTGCTTGGACTATTACTTGTACCTATTACGAATAGCGCGTCAACCCTAACAGGGCAATTAATTGGTGCGGCAACTATTTTCGTCTGGGTATTCTCAACAAGTTTAGTGGTATGGTTTGTCCTGAAAAAACTTATCGGTATTCGAGTCAGTGAAGATGATGAGTATGAAGGTATGGATAAAGTAGACTGTGGTATGGAAGCTTACCCTGAGTTTACTCGCGGATAA
- the argR gene encoding transcriptional regulator ArgR — translation MRGQQKQEALVQAFKDLLKQEQFSSQGDIADALKLQGFENISQSKVSRMLSKFGAVRTRNARQEMVYCLPAELGMPTAKSPLKQLVLDIEHNDVMIIIRTSPGAAQLIARLLDSVSKSDGVLGTIAGDDTIFIAPTDVKEIKQTITKLEALFLKNLT, via the coding sequence ATGCGCGGACAACAAAAACAAGAAGCTTTAGTACAAGCATTCAAAGATTTATTAAAGCAGGAACAATTTAGTTCGCAAGGTGATATTGCCGATGCGTTGAAGTTGCAAGGCTTTGAGAACATTAGCCAATCAAAAGTATCGCGTATGTTAAGTAAGTTTGGCGCGGTACGAACACGTAATGCCCGTCAAGAAATGGTCTATTGCTTGCCTGCTGAGCTAGGCATGCCTACGGCTAAAAGCCCGCTTAAGCAGTTAGTGCTAGATATTGAGCACAATGATGTCATGATTATAATTCGCACTAGCCCAGGTGCAGCACAGTTAATTGCGCGCTTACTCGATAGTGTCAGTAAAAGTGATGGTGTTTTGGGTACTATTGCTGGTGATGATACTATTTTTATTGCCCCAACTGACGTCAAAGAAATTAAGCAAACCATCACTAAACTTGAAGCATTATTTTTGAAAAACTTAACGTAA